From the genome of Brassica oleracea var. oleracea cultivar TO1000 chromosome C4, BOL, whole genome shotgun sequence:
AAATGTTGGTATAATAAAAGTATAACTAAAAAGTTCACCAAAAAAAGAGAAGGAAGAACCGAAGAAGAGTAGTGCACATTGTCCGAAGTTAGGCACCTTCCCGTAAATAATACTCAGTCTCTCCCTTTCCTCAACTGTACCCATCAATGCATATGTTCGTTCTTCTCCCTTTGACAAAACCTTGCTTTGCTGTATTAATTTTACTAAACTTATTTTCATGCAAGTTTTATGATTTTTGTGATGAGTAGATAAATATTAATACCAAAAAGAACTTCTCATGCGTTTTCTATTTCTTGAATTGGCAATTCTCACATGAGTTGATTTGGATTTGTTTATGGTTGCCTTACACGAGAGGTTTGTTCTTTGACTTGAGTTGTTTGTTTACGAACTTTCTTCTTCTTCTTCTTCTTTCTTGTTGGGTAGATGAACAACTCTAAGACGGAGCTAACAAAGTTTTGTATTCTACTACTAAAACAATACTTATTTATTTCTTGATTTTTCTTCTCTGTAGCTTGTAACATTACTATTTATAGGTTTTTCGGTATCTATATATTACATTCTCGTCTGGTTTTTTATTTCCTCTTTTGTTATATGGTGAAAAAAATCTGAATTAGCAAACCAATAAAATCTTATTCTTTTGGAACAGGAAGCTGATTGGTAATGCTCAAATTGATTTCTCTGGTCTTAATGATACAAACCAATATATAAAATCTCTAGTGGGTTATTTATAATCATTGTTTATCGCCTTTGGTTTTGTGTTTAAGTTTCTTGCTGTGGAAATAAAGAAAATGGTGGGAAGCATTGAGGCCAAGAGCTACCTAACAAACGGGTCTGTTCAACTTCAACATAATGGTCTTAACTTGGAAGAGAAACTCGACGAGTTTCGTCGTCTTCTTGGAAAATCAGACAAAGATCCGTTAAAGATTGTGAGCATCGGAGCTGGTGCTTGGGGAAGTGTCTTTGCAGCGCTTCTCCAAGAAAGCTACGGAGGTTTCAGAGACAAGTTCCAGATCAGGATATGGAGAAGATCCGGGAGAGCTGTTAGTAGGGCAACAGCAGAACATCTCTTCGAAGTGATCAACTCTCGTGAAGATATCTTGAGGAGACTGATAAGACGCTGCGCTTATCTCAAATACGTTGAGGCAAGACTCGGTGACAGGACGCTCTATGCGGATGAGATATTGAAAGACGGGTTTTGTCTTAACATGGTGGACACGCCTCTTTGTCCCCTCAAGGTTGTGACTAATCTTCAAGAAGCTGTGTGGGATGCTGATATTGTTGTTAATGGATTGCCTTCAACGGAGACACGACAAGTGTTTGAAGAGATTAGTATGTACTGGAAAGAGAGAATCACTGTTCCTGTTATTATCTCTCTTTCAAAAGGTATTGAAACTGCTCTTGAACCAGTTCCACATATCATTACTCCAACAAAGATGATTCATCAAGCAAGTAAGCTTCTTCTTCTTGATCTTTTACCCTTTGTATTGAGTCTATTGACATGAGAAGTACTCTCAAATAACACTAATCATGTTATTATGACAAAACTAGCACACAAGAGAATTTTTTTCTTAAAATAGCATTAATTAAAAATTAAAAATATTTGGGGTTGTGTTTAAACTTCCTCTGTTTCATAAGAGAATTCCTTAAAAACTTAAAAAATATATTTTTATTTTATATTTGAGTTTGGGTTTATTGATTAGTATTTATGCTTTAGTATTAAGGAGTATGTGTGGGATTAGGATTTAAGAATTAGAGTAATTTGGTGTATTTTTGTTAAATTTTTGGATAAATTTTTTAAAATTGCTATTTTGGAGATTTGTCTGATTGACATGTCTATGGTGTTTGTGGATTTTAGCTGGTGTGCCAATTGAAAATGTACTGTATCTTGGTGGACCAAACATTGCTGCTGAGATATACAACAAGGAGTATGCTAATGCTAGAATCTGTGGAGCTGAGAAATGGAGGAAACCACTAGCGAAATTCTTAAGACAGCCCCATTTCATTGTTTGGGACAATAGTGATCTTGTTACACATGAAGTAATGGGAGGTCTCAAGAACGTGTACGCCATTGGAGCTGGTAAGTTTCTGCGTGTAACACAAGGATACAACCTTCAGGCTTGATCCTTCTTGTTGTTTTTTTCAGGAATGGTGGCAGCGCTTACTAACGAGAGTGCTACAAGCAAATCAGTGTATTTTGCTCATTGCACATCTGAGATGATATTCATAACTCATTTACTAGCAGAAGAGCCTGAGAAACTTGCAGGGCCTTTGCTAGCTGATACTTATGTGACCTTGTTGAAAGGGCGCAATGCTTGGTATGGTCAGATGCTTGCCAAAGGGGAAATAAATAGAGACATGGGTGATAGCATAAGCGGCAAGGGAATGATTCAGGTACTCTCTCTCTCTCTCTCTCTCAGTCCTACGTGAGAACATAACTTCTGGTGTCTTATCAATGCTTATGTGAATGTTTGAATAGGGTGTTTCTGCAGTGGGAGCGTTTTATCAACTGCTTAGTCAGTCTAGCCTGAGCATAATGCATCCTGAGGAGAAGAAACCTGTGGCTCCGGTTGAGTCATGTCCTATTTTGAAGACACTCTACAAGATACTCATCACAAGGTATAATCAGAATAGTTTACATAGAGTCTATTTAGGTACTTGCTTCTTAGATTCTCTAATGAACTATGTTTGTTCAATGCTGTGTCTGGATATTGTAGAGAACAATCAACACAAGCGATTCTGCAAGCGTTAAGGGATGAAACACTGAATGATCCTAGAGACCGGATTGAGATTGCACAGAGCCATGCATTCTACAGGCCTTCCCTTCTAGACCAGCCTTGATTCGTCAGCTATTACTCATATAATCCAAACTGCAGATTCTGCTGCGTGAAAACATCATGTCTTAAAATGGATTGCTAGTCATTGTATAATCCTTGTACTATATCCTTATCTTTATGATCAATGAGGCTTTTATTTGCTCAAATCATTTACTACAACTTTCTACTCTATAGACTTTTCTGAAATTAACTCCGTGTGATTAATACAAGCTAATGGTTGTACCACTGAGTCCAAGAAACAAAGAGAAGGCCTGTTCTGTAAGGTCTAATGTTAAGTATACCAGTGAGATTGGTTATGACTCCATTCTATGCTTTTTACAGTCAGTTAGCTGAAAATTTAGCTGCATGAAACAGTGTTGAAGCAGATCTTCTTTAATGTGTTATTTTCAGCTCCTTTGCTATGCTTCTTAGTTCCTTACCCGTCTTGTTGTTCAACTGGCTTATTAATATGATCTTCCCACCTCTGTCTAATTCGGCCTATCAAATCCAGTGTTGAATCTAATTGGACTGACCCAGGATTCAGCAATGCCTTGCTCTCTGCCTTTATCCTTGCCTCAGTAAGCATGTTTATGATCATCTCGTCCTTAACAACAGTCTTCAGTCTTCACAGCTTCATGCTTTGATCTTTTGCTTTTCTCATCATATGGACAACCAAAGCTGACCTTCACCAGAACCTCTTCCCCCAAGCAAAAAGTACATACCACTCACTCAAGTTTCTCTGCCTCTGTTGATCCACGTTACTTCTTCAAGACCAAGCTAATAGTCCTCCACCTACAGTAACAGCAGCTTGTGCATAGATAATCTACTGTCACTTGGAGATCTCCATGATGCAGAAACATAGACCCATATTGCCTAATCATACTAAATGCTTCAGCATTAGCATCCATCATTCCCAAACCCTTCAGACAAAACAGAATGATCCACTAGAGAACTAGCTATATGAACAGCATCAATCTTAAACCCTCCGTCTCCTGCTTCTTTTGATAAGTGCATGATAGCAGGAAGTAACTTAACGCTGAGAAGCAAAACATATGGATACACCAAGGGTTCTTTTCCATTTTTTTGAACTATGAAGGCTCAAATTTATTGAGATAAGCCTGAAGATATTCTCAACTGTAAAAGACTTATGAAGCGTGGGGAATAAGAGAGAAGAATAGAAAGACCTCTTTTCTTACTATGAAATTTTAATATTTCTTTAACAAAAGGACTTAAAAAAAAAGAATTGTAAAAAAAAAAAAAAAACCAAAAGCCTCTCTACTCGAGAGAACAACTGCTTTGTATCCTCGTCGGTAGACAGATATATAATAAGATATAAAGAGTTTCTATTGCATAGAAGAAGAAGAAGAAGAATAAAAAAAATCATTTCAAGGACTTGAGAGGTTCTTAAGATCCTCTTCCTTTGCATACCAACTTGGTGCTATCTTTTGAAGATGAGGATACAAGTCCTTGTATGAGTTTCTTATGGTCCCTTCTGCTACTCCTGTCGCTATCGCTATATCTGCACCAACCCACAAAATATTATTCAGTCTGAGATTATGATATAGTTTGAATATATGTGACCAAACCAAATAAAGCAAACCTTTGAGAGGCTTCTTATCATCAGAAAGCTGGGTTATGATGTAGATAACTACTGCTGCTATTGATATAGGACTCCTCCTGCAAGATATCAGATTAAACATCTGTAAAGGTTCTGCTCTGTCTATCTATAGGTTACCGAACGAATAAATGAAGCAAGTACCTTATATCAAATTCCTCAGATTTCTTCACAGCTTCCTCAGCAGCTCTAACCGCTTGATGAGACATTCCAAGGTTAGAGCAGAACCTTTTCTGTAATATCCAGCAACAAGACCGCAATGTCAAGTACCAAATCAAGTTTAAGGTACTTGTACGAAAGTGCAAACTCACCATGAAATCACCAGCGTGAATAGCGCCCATTTCAACAGAGTGGCCGGTCTCCAGCCCCAATGTCTTAACTATGAAGTCTTTTGCTCTTCCCATTTCCTTCTTTGTCGCTCCATTAGCAACAGAGCAGATTTCTATTCACAAGTTTCCGAGAATTTGATTGACTTATGATGTCAAAGCTTTAATATCAAAGACTCTCTCAAAACGAGAAACCTATCAAAAACCGTACCCTTAATAGTTCGCGGCTTGTCCTCTTGTCTACACGAAATGTACAAGCAAGCTGCCAAAAGCGCATCCTGGTTTCTTCCCCTGGTTGACTTCTGATCCTCCAGCCTCTTGAATATCTCATTAGCCCGATCCTACAACATCACCAAAAAAAAAAACCACCAAACCCGTAAATGATAGGCTCCAATAGCACAATACTAAACAAAACACATTAGCGTTCTAGTAAACAAATCCGCAGGCTATGAACATATCAAATCGGATTAACAGAGAGACGAACAAAATTACCTTGATAGTTCCAACAAGCCCCAACCTGCAGAAAACAAAAAAATCAACCAACAAGCAACAAGTGAGTAACTCTCACACGTAATCACAATGAAGCAGGCAACATAAACAAACACTCCACACCCACACCCACACCAACAACAAGGACAAACCTTTCAATGTACAAATCAAAAAGGAACATCCTTTTTGTTATGTTAGTTGACAATGTGATCCCACACCACACGTAACCACAAATGAACACACAGGAAGACATGAATCTGGCTTACATAAACAAAACACTCCACACTCCACAACAACAACATTCATCACCCAACAAGGCAAGAACAAAACTCCCAATTCCCATTAAAAAAGGAACCTCCTTTTTGTTCTTTTAATTGACAATGTGGATGATCTCTCAAACAAATAAAAACAAACTCCCCATTAAAAAAAAAAGAAACCTCCTTCAAATACACTCAACACCCAACAAACTCTCAAAGCCCATTAAAAAAAGTAACCTCCTTATGATCCGACCCGATCCAATCCGATCCGATCCAAATCAATTCAATTCAAAATCCTGAGCTGCCTTTACCTGTCAGACATGGTAGCAATCGTTTTAAACGCCTGCATCAACCCACGCTCAGGATTCCCGTTACGATTCTGCCACCTCCCCAGAGAATTCGACAAGAAATCCCCCGAGGAGCCGTTCGTCTTCGCGATGACGGTGGTGAGCGCGCTATCGGCGAGGAGAGGGTTCGTCGGCCCGCCGACACGGTTCGGATCGGCGTTGGAGGACTCGTTCGCGAAGGTTCGCCACTCGGAAGTCTCGTCGATGGAGTGCGACTCCAGAACCAGCCCGCACTCGGAGCAGAGGGTGTCCCCGGCGGAGTGGTCCACCACCAGCTCCGTCTCCTTCTTGCAATCCGTACAATATGCGTCAGACATCGAAACCTAATTTGATCTTAACCGGGTGCGAATTCCTCCGGTTTAGCTTAACCGGCTTCTTCTCCGGTAAGAGACAAATTAAGGAGAGAGAGAGAGATAACTCATCCGTAGGTTTGTTTTGCTTTTTATAGACAAATTAGATGTAGGGGAATATTTTGAGGTGCATCTTAAGGAAAAGATCTTGATCGTCGAATTTAGTGGGACCCGTTGATAATTAATCGGACGGTTATTTAGTTTTGTAGCGATCGACGTTTTTTTTTTAGTTTCCTTTTTGTAGCTTGGTTGTTGTCCGTTTTAGGAGGACGGAGAAAAAAAGGAAATAAGTGACTTGTTAGGGAAGTCATACATACCATACCGGTCGCATGTGTTGGGTTTAGTTAGAAGATTTTTTATTTTTTTGGGTAAATTTTAGATTGCTACTAACAAAACACTATAGAAGTTTATTTCTAGGCAAGTATCCAAACACTCGGTTAAAAAATCTTCTAACTACTGAAAGATTTAATATATATATATATATATATATAAATTTTATGTTTCTCAAATTGTACAAAAAAATATGAAAAAAAATTAAGATTTGTCTTTAAATGTTTATAGCCGTTAAAAACTGGTCTGATCAGGTCTAAATTTATAAGATTTTAAATAATTACAGTTTAAAAGGCAAATATTATACATGATGATTTAAAATCAGATAATCAATACTCCCTCCGTTTCATATTAAGTGTCGTTTTAAAGAATTTTTTTCGTTACAAAATAAGTGTCGTTTTCGATTTTCAATGCAAAATTTATTAATTTTATGCAAAATTTATTTTTCTATTGGTTGAAATATGGTTAGGTGTATAGGTAATAGTGTTTTTTATAGGAAATGTACAAAATTAATTGTTTATTTAATCCGTGTACCGAAACCTAAGACGACACTTATAATGAAACATAGGAAGTACATCTTAATGATTTAAATTTGAAAGCTAAGGTGAATATTACGTTCCGATGTTTTTAAACCGGTCGTGCTAGTAGTGTAATTGAACTTTGCTCAATACACATTCAAGCTACAGAAACCAAATAAATACTTGGTGGGGAAAAGTTATTCCTCGAATAGCCAAGCATTAAAACGTGAGACACATTGATATTTCGCTTTGAAGTTGACATGTCACCCCTTTTTATACGTGTCTTCACTGAATAATTAAAGTTTGAAAATATAAATGAATTCAATGCGTCTAGATTTATTACCATAATATACGGATTCGCAACTTCTTTGAAAAAATAAAGAATCTGTTATAATGCTCAAGATAAGTTTTACATTTATGACTAGAATCATTTATAGTATTTAAGATATTAATGTATGAATCACGTTAAATCATTTTGAGCACTTCATCTATGGTTTCTATCTTGTTTTTTTTTTGTATTACACGTAAACATTGTGTATCTCAGCTTATAGTTTAGTTAGTTTTGAATCTTTGCCGTGCGAGTTATACAAGATACATATAAGTCAACTTGAGCATTGCATCAGTGACCGACAACAACAAAACAATTGGTTATATTGTATATATGTATTGTATCGTTTTCTGTTTTTCTTCTACCAAATAATTAAATCATTCGGCCAGGACACTCCCACTTTGTACATGCTTTGAAAGTGGTTCGTTATTTAAAAGGCACAATGGGTCAAGGTATTCTTCTTCGTGCTGAATCATCCAGACATGCGAGTGGATGGTGTGATTTCGACTGGGTTGCATGTCCGTTAACTAGAAGATCGCTCT
Proteins encoded in this window:
- the LOC106342899 gene encoding transcription initiation factor IIB-1 produces the protein MSDAYCTDCKKETELVVDHSAGDTLCSECGLVLESHSIDETSEWRTFANESSNADPNRVGGPTNPLLADSALTTVIAKTNGSSGDFLSNSLGRWQNRNGNPERGLMQAFKTIATMSDRLGLVGTIKDRANEIFKRLEDQKSTRGRNQDALLAACLYISCRQEDKPRTIKEICSVANGATKKEMGRAKDFIVKTLGLETGHSVEMGAIHAGDFMKRFCSNLGMSHQAVRAAEEAVKKSEEFDIRRSPISIAAVVIYIITQLSDDKKPLKDIAIATGVAEGTIRNSYKDLYPHLQKIAPSWYAKEEDLKNLSSP
- the LOC106342898 gene encoding glycerol-3-phosphate dehydrogenase [NAD(+)] GPDHC1, cytosolic, whose amino-acid sequence is MVGSIEAKSYLTNGSVQLQHNGLNLEEKLDEFRRLLGKSDKDPLKIVSIGAGAWGSVFAALLQESYGGFRDKFQIRIWRRSGRAVSRATAEHLFEVINSREDILRRLIRRCAYLKYVEARLGDRTLYADEILKDGFCLNMVDTPLCPLKVVTNLQEAVWDADIVVNGLPSTETRQVFEEISMYWKERITVPVIISLSKGIETALEPVPHIITPTKMIHQATGVPIENVLYLGGPNIAAEIYNKEYANARICGAEKWRKPLAKFLRQPHFIVWDNSDLVTHEVMGGLKNVYAIGAGMVAALTNESATSKSVYFAHCTSEMIFITHLLAEEPEKLAGPLLADTYVTLLKGRNAWYGQMLAKGEINRDMGDSISGKGMIQGVSAVGAFYQLLSQSSLSIMHPEEKKPVAPVESCPILKTLYKILITREQSTQAILQALRDETLNDPRDRIEIAQSHAFYRPSLLDQP